One window from the genome of Cyanobacteria bacterium GSL.Bin1 encodes:
- a CDS encoding two-component sensor histidine kinase, whose product MVWDIVLKKCKFPPRSPVSDLHWRLLLSYLGVISAILALFGSGTYILVSHSFYRQLDKKLLTLAQAATPFHTKVQQRGSEYLNSVDEVPWRDIFNRDHQSLEWFDPQGRLLATRGQLTVDALPKTGTQTQKIESSPHNIRSYTISVFRDRPTSDQPSLEGYIRASQSTEELQASQQQLLWGLITGGTVAVGFAAVGGIWLTRKALAPLEKNLKQLRQFTADASHELRSPLAAIKSSVEVMQNHPERIHSKDIRKITAIASATEQMSRLIENLLFLARSDATQTPPIHSWRPIDIEEMLQDLVELFEPMAEAEGITLECKIHEDAVVVGDSDQLHRLFANLLRNSLQYTPEGGSVTICLTRTHRLCQVSFLDTGVGIAPEAQALVFERFWRADPSRSQRKQGTGLGLPIARAIAQQHGGKITLTSNPGQGSCFTVYLPITQSVFSKK is encoded by the coding sequence ATGGTTTGGGATATCGTCTTAAAGAAATGTAAGTTTCCGCCTCGCTCACCAGTGAGTGATCTGCACTGGCGATTATTACTTTCTTATCTGGGAGTAATTAGCGCCATTCTTGCTCTTTTTGGGAGTGGAACTTATATATTGGTCAGTCATAGCTTCTACCGGCAACTGGATAAAAAATTACTGACTCTGGCACAAGCGGCTACTCCGTTTCATACAAAAGTGCAGCAAAGAGGAAGTGAGTATCTCAATAGTGTTGATGAAGTCCCTTGGCGAGATATTTTTAATCGCGATCACCAAAGTCTAGAGTGGTTTGATCCTCAAGGACGTTTACTCGCAACTCGCGGACAATTGACTGTTGATGCCCTTCCTAAAACGGGAACACAAACGCAAAAAATTGAATCTTCTCCCCATAATATCCGTTCCTATACAATTTCAGTCTTTCGCGATCGCCCGACTTCTGACCAGCCTAGTTTAGAAGGGTATATTCGCGCCTCTCAATCGACCGAAGAATTACAAGCTTCTCAACAACAACTGCTTTGGGGGTTGATTACTGGGGGTACAGTGGCAGTCGGATTTGCCGCGGTTGGGGGAATTTGGTTAACCCGCAAAGCGCTTGCTCCCCTTGAAAAAAATCTCAAGCAACTCCGGCAATTTACTGCTGATGCGTCTCACGAACTCAGAAGCCCTTTAGCTGCAATTAAAAGCTCTGTGGAGGTAATGCAAAATCACCCTGAGCGTATTCATAGTAAAGATATTAGGAAAATAACGGCAATTGCTAGTGCAACCGAGCAAATGAGTCGCCTCATTGAAAATTTACTGTTTCTTGCTCGTTCTGACGCGACCCAAACCCCTCCCATTCATTCTTGGCGACCGATTGACATCGAAGAAATGCTACAAGATTTAGTAGAACTATTTGAACCGATGGCAGAAGCAGAAGGGATCACACTTGAGTGCAAAATACATGAAGATGCAGTTGTGGTCGGAGATAGCGATCAGTTGCATCGTTTATTTGCTAATTTACTACGAAATTCCCTACAATATACTCCAGAAGGTGGCTCAGTGACGATTTGCCTGACTCGTACTCATCGTCTTTGCCAAGTGAGTTTCCTTGATACCGGAGTAGGGATTGCGCCAGAAGCACAAGCATTAGTTTTCGAGCGATTTTGGCGGGCTGACCCCTCGCGGTCACAACGCAAACAGGGTACGGGCTTGGGTCTTCCC
- a CDS encoding response regulator, whose protein sequence is MKILIVEDDERLSEAVAEDLSDQNYAVEVADNGLTGFELASTFHYDLILLDIMLPQLDGITICQRLRSQENTTPILMLTARDTTTDKVVGLDAGADDYLVKPFELQELAARTRALLRRHQTNFSPALTWGPLKLDPNSCEVTYEESHLSLSPKEYRLLEMFLRSGRRVFSRTQILDHLWAFESCPEEHTVRAHIKGLRQKLKLAGAPPDFIETVYGLGYRLKEM, encoded by the coding sequence ATGAAAATTTTAATTGTTGAAGATGATGAACGCCTCAGTGAAGCCGTTGCCGAAGATCTCAGCGATCAAAACTATGCCGTGGAAGTTGCAGACAATGGTCTAACCGGTTTTGAACTTGCCAGCACATTTCATTACGATCTAATTTTGCTAGATATTATGCTTCCGCAATTAGATGGGATTACCATCTGTCAGCGTTTGCGTTCTCAGGAGAATACCACTCCAATTTTGATGTTAACGGCTCGGGACACTACAACCGATAAAGTCGTTGGGCTTGATGCTGGGGCAGATGACTACCTTGTTAAACCGTTTGAGCTCCAAGAGTTAGCAGCTAGAACTCGTGCTCTCCTACGTCGCCATCAAACTAATTTTTCACCTGCTTTAACTTGGGGACCCCTGAAACTAGATCCAAATTCTTGTGAAGTTACTTATGAAGAATCTCATTTATCCTTGAGTCCAAAGGAGTATCGTCTGCTGGAGATGTTTTTGCGTAGTGGCCGTCGTGTTTTTAGTCGGACTCAAATTTTAGATCATCTCTGGGCATTTGAAAGTTGTCCCGAAGAACATACTGTGCGAGCCCACATTAAGGGATTACGACAAAAGCTAAAATTAGCAGGAGCACCGCCTGATTTCATTGAGACCGTTTATGGTTTGGGATATCGTCTTAAAGAAATGTAA